From the genome of Planctomycetia bacterium:
TGAAGGAAAACTATCCCAGCGATAAGGGTACACGCTGGAAAGTTACTGGCAGCCCGGGCGGTGGTGGTGGATTGACTTACTCTGGTGACAATGTCGAAGATTACAAGCGACGGTTTGAAATCAAGTCGGGTGACAATGAAAAAGCATGGAAAGCACTGATCAAGCTCTGTTACACGCTGGATAAAACGCCTGTTGATCAATTCGAAAAAGCACTGGAACCGATGCTGGATATTGAAGGCACATTGTGGTTCCTGGCACTGGATGTCGCATTAATTAATGGTGATGGTTATTGGGTTCGGGCCAGCGATTACAGCATCTACCTGGATGAGAAAGGCAAATTCCACATCCTGCCACATGATATGAACGAGGCATTCCAGCCGCCGATGGGCCCAGGCATGGGTGGGCCTCCGGGTGGCGGACCAGGTATGGGTGGGCCTGGAGGCCGAGGTCGTGGTGGCATGGGGCCAGGCGGTGGTGGACCACCAGATAAACTAGGCGGTCTTCCCGGAAAACAAGGCGGCCCGCCACCAGGCAAACAGGGTGGCCGAGAGGGAGAATTTGGACCTGGCTCGAAGGATGGTCGGGCTGGCGGCTCAGGCCGAGGCGGTATGGGAGGCAACTACAATCTTGATCCTTTGGTTGCCATCTACGATGCCTCCAAGCCTTTACGCAGCAAACTTCTGGCAGTGCCCAGCCTGCGTACACGATACCTGCAGCATGTAAAGACTATTGCAAAAGACTGGCTTGATCCAGAGAAGTTTGGTGCTGTGGTGAATGAGTATCGTGAACTGATTGAGAAAGAGATTGCAGCTGATACGCGCAAGCTCAGTTCCACCGAAGAGTTCAAGCATGCTGTTGAGGCTCCAGGTGAACGAAGCAACGCCAATGCATCGCGCAGCAACCTCCTGAAGTTTGCCACGGAACGACGCAAGTATCTGCTCAATCACCCTTCCATCAAGGATTTGCCTTAGCCGCCTGCAATGGCACCGATAATGAAGAAAGGTTCCCTGCCGGAGGCGACAGCTTCCGGCAGCGGCGTTTCAGGCTCTTCGTAGGACCAGTCCTGCTCGCAGACAAAGAAACGAATCAGTGGTCGTCGCTTAATGCTGCCGTGATCGCGGATGGTGCCTTGCAGCACAGGATAGCGTGCTTCCAATGCGTCGAGTATGGAACGCATGGAGACTGGCCCGACAACATCGAGTGTGACCTCGCCTGTTACCTGGGCCAGATTGCGGAGGTGGTAGGGAAGAACAACGCGAATCATTTCAGCGTTTGCACCTCGACAGAGAGAACCGCAGGCAGGTCGCGAACTACTGGAGCCCAGTTGTCTCCACCGTCGGGTGAACAATAGACTTGTCCACCGGTGGTGCCGAAGTAAACGCCACAGTCATCGAGGGAATCAACTGCCATTGCATCACGGAGTACATTCACATAACAGTTTTCCTGGGGCAGGCCTTTGGTCATAGGCTCCCAGTCGTTGCCACCCGTTTTGCTGCGATAGACACGCAGCGCACCATCCATCGGGTAGTGTTCCGAATCACTCTTGATGGGTACCACGTAAATGGTTTCGGGTTCATGGGCATGGACATCAATGCAAAAGCCGAAATCGGTAGGCAGATTGCCACTGACTTCATGCCAGTTATCGCCAGAGTCATCGGTGCGGAGAACATCCCAGTGTTTCTGCATGTAGAGCGTGTTGGGTTTGTCCTTGTGCATGCAGATGCGATGCACACAGTGGCCGATTTCGGCAGTGGGGTCTGGAATGTACTGTGAATGCAGACCTTTGGTAATGACTTTCCAGGTGTTGCCACCATCTTCTGAGCGAAACGCGCCAGCAGCGGAGATGGCAATAAAAATGCGATTCGGGTTATTCTGATCAATCAGAATGGTGTGCAGCCCCATGCCACCGGCGCCGGGTGCCCACTTGGACCCCTGCTGATCGCGCAAGCCGGGCATCTCTTCCCAGTTCTGTCCGCCATCGGTGCTGCGGAAGAACGCAGCATCTTCCACGCCAGCATAAACCGTATCTGCATCGGTGACTGACGGTTCAACGTGCCAGACCCGTTTGAATTCCCAGGGGTGAGGCGTTCCATCGTACCATTGATGGGTGCCTGGCGTTCCGCTGTAGGCAAATTTGTTTCCGATGGGATTCCAGGTTTTGCCACCGTCATCAGATCGCTGCATCTGCTGGCCGAACCAACTGCTCGACTGTGATGCATAGATGCGATCCGGGTTTACCGGCGAGCCTTTGAGATGATACATCTCCCAGCCACCAAAAAACGGCCCGGAAACATCCCACTTCTTACGGGCAGTATCTGAAGTTATGACGAATGCACCTTTGCGTGTACCAACGAGAAGACGAACGCCTGGCATAAAGAACTCCTTGACATCCAGCAGATATCAGTGGCATCGAGATATGACTAACAGCATCGTACACGGCTTGGACAAGTTTAGCCAAGCAGAATTTGAGTGATACGATTTCATTTCAAAGACTCAGCCAACTTGTACACTGTCCGGGTGATTCGGGTTTCAATATCGCCAGCCCATCGCAAGGCCGGCCTGCCGTATTCATATAGATAGGATCCGCCTTCGTAGCCACCTTCATCCCAGACACGTCTGGAAGGAATGTAGGCAGCCATGTCGTCGACATATCCCAGCACCCAGGTTTCCTTTCCAAAGTGCGATTTGAATTGCAGTGCATAGTCGACGACGGTTTCTGCTCCCTGGCCAATCATCCAGAGTTCTCCGAGCCGCCAGACATGAATCGGATAGGGATAGGCAGATGGGAAGGTTTCACCTCTATCCAACTTTTTAAGCAGTCGTTGTGCCCAACGCTGTTTGATGGCGTTCGAGTCTTTGAGTGAATCCTGCAACTGCTTTCGTGTCACAACCAATTCAAAAGGCAAATCGACAAACTCAAATGCATAACGCAATTCGGCATCAATGGGTTTCGCTGGTTTCTTGATGGCATCGCCAACGGCTTGGGCGAGCGTCTTGCCATACTTTTCGCACAGTTCGACTGTTCGGCGGGGCAGGGGATTCTGATCGCCTCCACAGGTATTAACAAACATCGCCATCGCATGGGGATGTTGCTGCTCAATGGCCAGTTGCGCAAAGCCAGGGTAATCGCCACACCATTGAGTGAAGGAAAGAGTGGTAGGATGACAGGCGTAGCCGAACACGA
Proteins encoded in this window:
- a CDS encoding exo-alpha-sialidase, giving the protein MPGVRLLVGTRKGAFVITSDTARKKWDVSGPFFGGWEMYHLKGSPVNPDRIYASQSSSWFGQQMQRSDDGGKTWNPIGNKFAYSGTPGTHQWYDGTPHPWEFKRVWHVEPSVTDADTVYAGVEDAAFFRSTDGGQNWEEMPGLRDQQGSKWAPGAGGMGLHTILIDQNNPNRIFIAISAAGAFRSEDGGNTWKVITKGLHSQYIPDPTAEIGHCVHRICMHKDKPNTLYMQKHWDVLRTDDSGDNWHEVSGNLPTDFGFCIDVHAHEPETIYVVPIKSDSEHYPMDGALRVYRSKTGGNDWEPMTKGLPQENCYVNVLRDAMAVDSLDDCGVYFGTTGGQVYCSPDGGDNWAPVVRDLPAVLSVEVQTLK
- a CDS encoding CotH kinase family protein, whose product is MMMRGPGGPGGGPPGGGRGGPGGPGGMFGQTRKIVGQFDKDGNGWLNNDERKAARESLRSQPNAGGRGGPGGRGGRGMMMPGGRHEPGKPGPKISPSDVKTVAGDNLYDPHVIRTLFFEFENNDWESELEEFRSSDVDVTATLTVDGKTYPNVGVHFRGMSSYGMVPAGSKRSLNVSLDLVDSKQRLYGYKTLNLLNAHEDPTFMHSVLYSQIARTYIPAPKVNFVKVVINGESWGLYSNAQQFDKVFLKENYPSDKGTRWKVTGSPGGGGGLTYSGDNVEDYKRRFEIKSGDNEKAWKALIKLCYTLDKTPVDQFEKALEPMLDIEGTLWFLALDVALINGDGYWVRASDYSIYLDEKGKFHILPHDMNEAFQPPMGPGMGGPPGGGPGMGGPGGRGRGGMGPGGGGPPDKLGGLPGKQGGPPPGKQGGREGEFGPGSKDGRAGGSGRGGMGGNYNLDPLVAIYDASKPLRSKLLAVPSLRTRYLQHVKTIAKDWLDPEKFGAVVNEYRELIEKEIAADTRKLSSTEEFKHAVEAPGERSNANASRSNLLKFATERRKYLLNHPSIKDLP
- a CDS encoding MoaD/ThiS family protein encodes the protein MIRVVLPYHLRNLAQVTGEVTLDVVGPVSMRSILDALEARYPVLQGTIRDHGSIKRRPLIRFFVCEQDWSYEEPETPLPEAVASGREPFFIIGAIAGG
- a CDS encoding neutral/alkaline non-lysosomal ceramidase N-terminal domain-containing protein — encoded protein: MAILRWILSLFLTTLLLHANTPSSAPAPRKAWRAGTARAIITPQTKVWLAGYGTKREPTGKLHELWMKALALEDEYGHQVVLITSDFQGIPKEMSDRVFQQLKQQLQLERQQVMITFSHNHCGPRLGSDLVDYYPVEPAQEKLVEEYTKLMEERIVKLVADALKDLAPAHLNSNAGHATFAVNRRNNREADVPEMLKRGSPFKGPVDHTVPVITVARADHSLKAIVFGYACHPTTLSFTQWCGDYPGFAQLAIEQQHPHAMAMFVNTCGGDQNPLPRRTVELCEKYGKTLAQAVGDAIKKPAKPIDAELRYAFEFVDLPFELVVTRKQLQDSLKDSNAIKQRWAQRLLKKLDRGETFPSAYPYPIHVWRLGELWMIGQGAETVVDYALQFKSHFGKETWVLGYVDDMAAYIPSRRVWDEGGYEGGSYLYEYGRPALRWAGDIETRITRTVYKLAESLK